The proteins below are encoded in one region of Microbispora sp. NBC_01189:
- a CDS encoding ABC transporter substrate-binding protein — MRWHKRLLAAGAVAAVTLSAAACAGGQVRGAADSTEPAPSAGGAGSTADSTFTYVPNLDVVTDWDPASSYSNEIIAMQNIYESLTRYNPQTKKAEPRLASSWTSSPDGKKWTFTLRQGATFHTGKPVDAAAAKASIERTIKEGQGAAYIWSAVKKIEAKDATTLEFTLKYPTPLDLVASAGYAAYVYDTTAASGDLKKWFGEGHDAGSGPYTVESWQKGKETELTLKAYDGYWGGWDGSHYKKLAFRVTPELTTAWQLLQRGEVTFVQRLNAQLFAQAGSTDTVQTAQTPSFQNLLVLFNTADGPLKDVKLRQALQKAIDYDGLVAALKGAGVAGGGLVPEGLLGHTQGLTPTQDLAGAEALLKEAGYGPGGKRLELSLTYAQGDSDQELLVTLLSSALDKLNVKLSAKPLQWTTQWDQGKAKDPAKRQDVFVMYWFPDYADAYSWFVNVFHGEDAVQFNLSYLKDAAVDKEIDGLPALTATDQPAAEKAYSDLQEKIINEKAAVAVPYVQTYQRAFAKSVQGYTDNPAYPNVVFAYDLKPGA, encoded by the coding sequence ATGCGCTGGCACAAGCGTCTTCTCGCGGCGGGAGCCGTGGCCGCAGTGACCCTCTCCGCCGCCGCCTGCGCGGGTGGGCAGGTCCGCGGCGCCGCCGACTCCACCGAGCCCGCCCCGTCGGCGGGCGGGGCCGGGAGCACGGCCGACAGCACGTTCACGTACGTCCCGAACCTCGACGTCGTCACCGACTGGGACCCGGCGAGCTCGTATTCCAACGAGATCATCGCGATGCAGAACATCTACGAGTCGCTGACCCGCTACAACCCGCAGACGAAGAAGGCCGAGCCGCGGCTGGCCTCGTCGTGGACCTCCTCGCCCGACGGCAAAAAGTGGACCTTCACGCTCCGGCAGGGCGCGACGTTCCACACCGGCAAGCCGGTGGACGCCGCCGCGGCGAAGGCGTCGATCGAGCGCACCATCAAGGAGGGCCAGGGCGCGGCCTACATCTGGAGCGCGGTCAAGAAGATCGAGGCCAAGGACGCCACGACGCTGGAGTTCACGCTCAAGTACCCCACTCCGCTCGACCTGGTCGCCTCGGCCGGCTACGCGGCGTACGTCTACGACACCACGGCCGCCTCCGGCGACCTCAAGAAGTGGTTCGGCGAGGGCCACGACGCGGGCTCCGGGCCGTACACGGTCGAGAGCTGGCAGAAGGGCAAGGAGACCGAGCTCACGCTCAAGGCGTACGACGGCTACTGGGGCGGCTGGGACGGCTCCCACTACAAGAAGCTCGCCTTCCGGGTCACGCCCGAGCTGACCACCGCCTGGCAGTTGCTGCAGCGCGGCGAGGTGACGTTCGTGCAGCGGCTCAACGCGCAGCTGTTCGCCCAGGCGGGAAGCACGGACACGGTGCAGACCGCGCAGACGCCGTCGTTCCAGAACCTGCTCGTGCTGTTCAACACGGCCGACGGCCCGCTCAAGGACGTGAAGCTGCGCCAGGCCCTGCAGAAGGCGATCGACTACGACGGCCTCGTGGCGGCGCTGAAGGGCGCGGGCGTGGCCGGCGGCGGCCTGGTGCCCGAGGGCCTGCTCGGCCACACCCAGGGCCTGACCCCCACGCAGGACCTCGCGGGCGCCGAGGCGCTGCTCAAGGAGGCCGGCTACGGCCCCGGCGGCAAGCGGCTGGAGCTGTCGCTGACCTACGCCCAGGGCGACAGCGACCAGGAGCTGCTGGTCACGCTGCTCAGCTCGGCGCTCGACAAGCTGAACGTCAAGCTGTCGGCCAAGCCGCTGCAGTGGACCACCCAGTGGGACCAGGGCAAGGCGAAGGACCCCGCCAAGCGGCAGGACGTCTTCGTCATGTACTGGTTCCCCGACTATGCCGACGCCTACTCGTGGTTCGTCAACGTCTTCCACGGTGAGGACGCGGTGCAGTTCAACCTCTCCTACCTGAAGGACGCGGCGGTCGACAAGGAGATCGACGGGCTGCCCGCGCTCACCGCGACCGACCAGCCCGCCGCGGAGAAGGCGTACTCCGATCTCCAGGAAAAGATCATCAACGAGAAGGCCGCGGTGGCCGTGCCGTACGTGCAGACCTACCAGCGGGCGTTCGCCAAGTCGGTCCAGGGCTACACGGACAACCCCGCCTATCCGAACGTGGTGTTCGCCTACGACCTGAAGCCCGGCGCCTGA
- a CDS encoding ABC transporter permease — MPGYLIRRLGQALLVVAGVIVLTFAVMRLVPGDPAVAYAGPKATAAELAGARRRFGLDDPLPVQLWNYVRDLLGGDWGTSLHTRRPVRDDLFQAFPASLELVGAALLVALAVGIPLGIAAARYKGRLPDLSVRLSSMLAVSVPVFWLALALQTLFASGLGWFPVAGEYDASLDRTSPLHLYTNITAVDALVTGNWPILASTLSHLVLPALVIAAYPAGVVAQMTRAALIEESSREHARLERALGFGETAVLTRFSLRPALNPVLALIALVFAYSIVNGFLVEAVFNWPGLGRYAADSIRSLDTPAIAGVTLLVAVLYVVANLVVDLLQGVVDPRVRAR; from the coding sequence ATGCCGGGGTACCTGATCCGCCGGCTCGGCCAGGCCCTCCTGGTCGTGGCCGGCGTGATCGTCCTCACGTTCGCCGTCATGCGCCTGGTCCCGGGCGACCCGGCCGTGGCGTACGCGGGGCCCAAGGCGACGGCGGCCGAGCTCGCCGGCGCCCGGCGGCGGTTCGGGCTGGACGACCCGCTGCCGGTGCAGCTGTGGAACTACGTGCGCGACCTGCTGGGCGGCGACTGGGGGACCAGCCTGCACACGCGGCGGCCCGTGCGCGACGACCTCTTCCAGGCGTTCCCCGCCTCACTGGAACTCGTCGGCGCCGCGCTGCTCGTCGCGCTGGCCGTGGGCATCCCGCTCGGGATCGCCGCCGCCCGCTACAAGGGCCGCCTGCCCGACCTGTCCGTACGGCTGTCGTCGATGCTGGCCGTCTCGGTGCCGGTGTTCTGGCTGGCCCTCGCCCTGCAGACGCTCTTCGCGAGCGGCCTCGGCTGGTTTCCGGTCGCGGGGGAGTACGACGCGTCGCTCGACCGGACCAGCCCGCTGCACCTCTACACGAACATCACCGCCGTGGACGCGCTGGTCACCGGCAACTGGCCGATCCTGGCGAGCACGCTGTCGCACCTGGTGCTGCCCGCCCTGGTGATCGCGGCGTACCCGGCGGGGGTGGTCGCCCAGATGACCAGGGCCGCGCTCATCGAGGAGTCGTCGCGCGAGCACGCCCGGCTGGAGCGCGCGCTCGGCTTCGGGGAGACCGCCGTGCTCACCCGCTTCTCCCTGCGCCCGGCGCTGAACCCGGTGCTGGCGCTGATCGCGCTCGTCTTCGCGTACTCGATCGTGAACGGCTTCCTCGTGGAGGCCGTCTTCAACTGGCCGGGCCTCGGGCGGTACGCCGCCGACTCGATCCGCTCGCTCGACACGCCCGCCATCGCCGGGGTGACGCTGCTGGTCGCCGTGCTGTACGTCGTCGCCAACCTCGTCGTGGACCTCCTCCAGGGCGTGGTGGACCCGAGGGTGAGGGCGCGATGA
- a CDS encoding ABC transporter ATP-binding protein — protein MTLISVRDLVVRIGDRVIASVPELDVAAGECVAIVGESGSGKTTTLLSTLGLVHGADVAGSIRVGETDVLTASPARLREIRGSRAALVVQSPQAALNPTMRLGTLMRRALARHGIKGARARERAEEAVRAVLLDPEILRRHPHQVSGGQAQRFVIALALALGAQVLLADEPTSALDVTVQAEVVAVLRRLRDERGLAVLLVSHDLALVSTIADRVVVMRDGAVVESGPAAEVFARPRDPYTRELIAAVPRLPEPADLDGEEER, from the coding sequence ATGACGTTGATCAGCGTCAGGGATCTCGTCGTCCGGATCGGCGACCGGGTCATCGCGTCGGTCCCCGAGCTCGACGTCGCCGCCGGGGAGTGCGTGGCGATCGTCGGCGAGAGCGGGTCGGGCAAGACGACGACCCTGCTCAGCACGCTCGGCCTCGTCCACGGCGCCGACGTGGCCGGGAGCATCCGCGTCGGGGAGACCGACGTGCTCACGGCGAGCCCGGCGCGGCTGCGGGAGATCCGCGGGTCGCGTGCCGCCCTGGTCGTGCAGAGCCCGCAGGCCGCGCTCAACCCCACCATGCGCCTCGGCACGCTGATGCGCCGCGCGCTCGCCCGGCACGGGATCAAGGGCGCGCGGGCGCGGGAACGGGCCGAGGAGGCCGTCCGCGCGGTGCTGCTCGACCCGGAGATCCTGCGCCGCCATCCCCACCAGGTGTCCGGCGGCCAGGCGCAGCGGTTCGTCATCGCGCTGGCCCTCGCGCTCGGCGCGCAGGTCCTGCTGGCCGACGAGCCGACCAGCGCGCTGGACGTCACCGTGCAGGCGGAGGTGGTCGCGGTGCTGCGGCGGCTGCGCGACGAGCGCGGCCTCGCCGTGCTGCTGGTCTCCCACGACCTCGCGCTGGTCTCCACGATCGCCGACCGGGTCGTGGTGATGCGCGACGGCGCGGTGGTCGAGAGCGGGCCCGCCGCCGAGGTGTTCGCCCGGCCGCGCGACCCCTACACCCGCGAGCTGATCGCCGCCGTCCCCCGGCTGCCCGAGCCTGCTGATCTCGACGGGGAGGAGGAGCGATGA
- a CDS encoding helix-turn-helix domain-containing protein → MRRVSDLLRTPAGRRLTLVAGPWDAREVDSVVLVDEMRELAEAAPGALAILSRHAMRSCDVPGALRLAGGRGLAGIVLPGPSGTSPEMVEVARRERVALLAGASGHSLSDTVLGLSAAVRADPGLLLRRTREAIDGLGAMEGAGEDDILRAASASVGVAYRASGLAAPGANATVIRIGGRPDGYVCWDGEDPAAAIVAQVVATTLGRVRAAAREAEAARERALLALLGARDGGAAARRARHAGVPVEGWHVAVFLRDPVASSVASSVASSVAGVADAVLREARAAAGAALPGLLGLGEAADLAAPPLVTRWQDGVLVVLTTDERTTARAPAGRPAGIDTGIDTGIETGIDTGLGAGVGTCQAGPDGLRRTVSQARAAAARAEAGQTVAFDRLGVHALLAELGGSESALMAARDLLAPLERLGALSAHAVPTLKAYLDCWGSRTRAAELLSLHPNAVAHRIRRIAETLDADLSDPQTRFALQLACHVVLDHDCLPGTTTPIT, encoded by the coding sequence ATGCGCCGCGTCAGTGACCTGCTGAGGACCCCCGCGGGCCGGCGGCTGACGCTCGTCGCCGGGCCCTGGGACGCCCGGGAGGTCGACAGCGTCGTCCTCGTCGACGAGATGCGCGAACTCGCCGAGGCGGCCCCCGGCGCGCTGGCGATCCTGTCCCGCCACGCCATGCGGTCGTGCGACGTGCCCGGCGCGCTGCGCCTGGCGGGGGGACGCGGCCTCGCCGGGATCGTGCTGCCGGGCCCCTCCGGCACCTCCCCGGAGATGGTGGAGGTGGCCCGGCGGGAGAGGGTCGCCCTGCTCGCCGGGGCCTCCGGCCACTCCCTGTCGGACACTGTGCTCGGCCTCAGCGCCGCCGTGCGCGCCGACCCCGGGCTGCTGCTGCGCCGCACGCGGGAGGCGATCGACGGGCTCGGCGCGATGGAGGGCGCGGGCGAGGACGACATCCTGCGCGCGGCCTCCGCCTCGGTCGGGGTCGCCTACCGGGCGTCCGGCCTGGCCGCGCCGGGGGCGAACGCGACCGTGATCCGGATCGGCGGACGGCCGGACGGCTACGTGTGCTGGGACGGCGAGGACCCTGCGGCGGCGATCGTCGCCCAGGTCGTCGCCACCACGCTCGGCCGGGTGCGGGCGGCCGCCCGCGAGGCGGAGGCGGCCCGCGAGCGCGCGCTGCTGGCCCTGCTCGGCGCCAGGGACGGCGGGGCCGCCGCCCGCCGCGCCCGGCACGCGGGCGTGCCCGTCGAGGGCTGGCACGTCGCGGTCTTCCTGCGCGACCCCGTCGCCTCCTCCGTCGCCTCCTCCGTGGCCTCCTCCGTGGCCGGGGTGGCCGACGCCGTGCTCCGGGAGGCGCGCGCGGCGGCCGGCGCGGCCCTGCCCGGCCTGCTAGGCCTCGGCGAGGCCGCCGATCTGGCCGCGCCGCCGCTGGTCACCCGGTGGCAGGACGGCGTGCTCGTGGTCCTCACCACCGACGAGCGGACGACCGCCCGTGCGCCCGCCGGAAGGCCGGCGGGCATCGACACGGGCATCGACACGGGCATCGAAACGGGCATCGACACGGGCCTGGGCGCGGGAGTGGGGACCTGCCAGGCGGGGCCCGACGGGCTGCGCCGCACGGTGTCGCAGGCCCGCGCCGCCGCCGCCCGCGCGGAGGCGGGGCAGACCGTCGCGTTCGACCGGCTGGGGGTGCACGCGCTCCTCGCGGAGCTGGGCGGCAGCGAGAGCGCCCTGATGGCCGCCCGCGACCTGCTCGCTCCGCTGGAGCGCCTCGGCGCCCTCAGCGCCCATGCCGTGCCCACCCTGAAGGCGTACCTGGACTGCTGGGGGTCCCGGACCAGGGCGGCGGAGCTGCTCAGCCTGCACCCCAACGCGGTGGCCCACCGGATCAGGCGCATCGCCGAGACGCTCGACGCCGACCTGTCCGATCCGCAGACCCGCTTCGCGCTCCAGCTCGCCTGCCACGTCGTGCTCGACCACGACTGTCTCCCGGGGACAACAACGCCGATCACGTAG
- a CDS encoding ABC transporter permease — protein MTTPALPLYRRTPLRRLAGVDRLAVAGGVLLGTVVLAALLAPWIAPYPEDGGSATHPLEALLPPGGAHWFGTDQVGRDVFSRVLFGARTSLFIAVAVLAVSGVAGVALGVVAGYAGGWARDVIMRVTDVFLAFPALLLSLALAVVLQPSVTTVIVAIAITWWPWYARLTASVAASVSTRGFVDSARCLGVPAPLIVLRHVLPNSLTPVLVQLSLDGGGVILTAAALSYLGLGAHEPTPEWGLMVQQGQSLFTTDWWVVTFPGLAILVTAFAFNVLGEGLRARLAR, from the coding sequence ATGACCACCCCCGCCCTGCCCCTCTACCGGCGCACGCCGCTGCGGCGCCTGGCCGGGGTGGACCGGCTCGCGGTGGCGGGCGGCGTGCTGCTCGGGACCGTCGTGCTCGCGGCGCTGCTCGCGCCGTGGATCGCCCCCTACCCGGAGGACGGCGGCTCGGCCACGCATCCCCTGGAGGCGCTGCTGCCGCCGGGCGGCGCCCACTGGTTCGGCACCGACCAGGTCGGCCGCGACGTGTTCAGCCGGGTCCTGTTCGGCGCGCGCACCTCGCTGTTCATCGCCGTCGCGGTGCTCGCCGTCAGCGGCGTGGCCGGAGTCGCGCTCGGGGTGGTCGCGGGGTACGCCGGCGGCTGGGCCCGCGACGTGATCATGCGGGTGACCGACGTCTTCCTCGCCTTCCCCGCGCTGCTGCTGTCGCTGGCGCTCGCCGTGGTGCTCCAGCCGAGCGTGACCACCGTGATCGTGGCGATCGCGATCACCTGGTGGCCCTGGTACGCCCGGCTCACCGCGTCGGTCGCCGCGTCGGTGTCCACCCGGGGGTTCGTCGACTCCGCGCGCTGCCTCGGCGTGCCCGCGCCGCTCATCGTGCTGCGGCACGTGCTGCCCAACTCGCTCACGCCGGTGCTGGTGCAGCTGTCGCTGGACGGCGGCGGGGTCATCCTCACCGCCGCCGCGCTGTCGTACCTCGGCCTCGGCGCCCACGAACCGACCCCCGAGTGGGGCCTGATGGTCCAGCAGGGCCAGTCGCTCTTCACCACCGACTGGTGGGTGGTGACCTTCCCCGGCCTCGCCATCCTGGTCACCGCGTTCGCCTTCAACGTGCTCGGCGAGGGGCTGAGGGCGAGGCTGGCCCGATGA
- a CDS encoding hydantoinase/oxoprolinase family protein, giving the protein MTTVIGVDVGGTFTDLVLHDAATGEIRVAKRPTTPAAPERGVLAAVDAAVPPDLLARCRHFVHGTTVGLNALLERRGATVGLITTAGFRDVLEIRRGDRDDPYDLFWTPPPPLVPRRLRLEVTERVAADGSVVRNLEPEDVRRAAEVFAAEGVDAVAIVLVNSYANAAHETRVAELLARAGFTGPVSLSHEVSGEYREYERTCTTVVDAFVRHRMGPYLHDLDRELRARGFAGDLLVTRSGGGALTLAEAAARPFETILSGPVAGAAATARLAASLGPSLGIGTAVAADVGGTSFDTALVEDGRLPLLYQGEVVGLPLQSPWVDVRSVGAGGGSVAYADAGGLLRVGPRSAGADPGPACYGRGGTEPTVTDAALHLGMIPRGHISGGIELSEDAAARALAPLAGPTGIDGVDAVAVGVIRIAAAHMAQAVRGVTVERGVDPRGAAVVAFGGAGPVFGCLLADELDVDTVVVPPNAGNFSAVGLVQADVVRSAARTLVRPLDDAALPVVGRLAETLFERLAQPEAVREVDLDLRHRGQEHTLTIPVRLGDDDVAAVSARFSEAYHRAFGHTLPDPLEVVTVRATSRIVLDDARPLVPAPPSGEPGAGRRTTRLWSFRRESFAEAPVVRREDLRGVAEGPLLVVEPTATTYVDAGFAVETHESGSLVITRKERR; this is encoded by the coding sequence ATGACCACCGTGATCGGAGTGGACGTCGGCGGCACCTTCACCGACCTCGTCCTGCACGACGCCGCGACCGGCGAGATCAGGGTCGCCAAGCGGCCCACGACGCCGGCGGCGCCGGAGCGCGGGGTGCTCGCCGCGGTCGACGCGGCCGTGCCGCCGGACCTGCTCGCCCGCTGCCGCCACTTCGTGCACGGCACCACCGTCGGCCTGAACGCCCTGCTCGAACGGCGCGGCGCGACCGTCGGCCTGATCACCACGGCCGGGTTCCGCGACGTGCTGGAGATCCGCCGCGGCGACCGCGACGATCCCTACGACCTGTTCTGGACCCCGCCGCCGCCGCTCGTGCCCCGCCGGCTGCGCCTGGAGGTGACCGAACGGGTGGCCGCCGACGGCTCGGTCGTACGGAACCTGGAGCCGGAGGATGTGCGGCGGGCCGCGGAGGTCTTCGCGGCCGAGGGCGTGGACGCCGTCGCGATCGTGCTGGTGAACTCCTACGCGAACGCCGCGCACGAGACGAGGGTCGCCGAGCTGCTCGCGCGGGCCGGGTTCACCGGGCCGGTCTCGCTGTCGCACGAGGTCTCGGGGGAGTACCGGGAGTACGAGCGCACCTGCACCACGGTCGTGGACGCGTTCGTCCGGCACCGGATGGGCCCCTACCTGCACGACCTCGACCGCGAGCTGCGGGCCAGGGGCTTCGCCGGCGACCTGCTCGTCACCCGTTCCGGTGGCGGGGCGCTGACGCTGGCCGAGGCCGCGGCCCGGCCGTTCGAGACGATCCTGTCCGGCCCGGTGGCCGGGGCCGCCGCGACCGCCCGCCTCGCCGCCTCCCTCGGGCCCTCTCTCGGCATCGGCACGGCGGTGGCCGCCGACGTCGGTGGCACCAGCTTCGACACCGCGCTCGTCGAGGACGGACGGCTGCCGCTGCTCTACCAGGGCGAGGTCGTCGGCCTGCCGCTGCAGAGCCCCTGGGTGGACGTGCGGTCCGTGGGCGCGGGCGGCGGGTCCGTGGCGTACGCCGACGCGGGCGGCCTGCTGCGGGTCGGCCCGCGCAGCGCGGGCGCCGACCCCGGGCCCGCCTGCTACGGGCGCGGCGGGACCGAGCCGACGGTCACCGACGCGGCCCTGCACCTCGGCATGATCCCGCGCGGGCACATCTCGGGCGGCATCGAGCTGTCCGAGGACGCGGCGGCCCGCGCGCTCGCGCCGCTGGCGGGCCCGACCGGCATCGACGGCGTGGACGCGGTCGCGGTGGGCGTGATCAGGATCGCCGCCGCGCACATGGCCCAGGCCGTGCGCGGCGTGACCGTGGAGCGGGGCGTGGACCCGCGCGGCGCGGCCGTCGTCGCCTTCGGCGGCGCCGGGCCGGTGTTCGGCTGCCTGCTCGCCGACGAACTCGACGTGGACACCGTCGTCGTGCCGCCCAACGCGGGCAACTTCTCCGCAGTCGGGCTGGTGCAGGCCGACGTCGTCCGCTCGGCCGCCCGCACCCTGGTGCGTCCCCTGGACGACGCGGCGCTGCCGGTGGTCGGACGGCTGGCGGAGACGCTCTTCGAACGGCTCGCGCAGCCGGAGGCCGTCCGGGAGGTCGATCTCGACCTGCGCCACCGGGGACAGGAGCACACGCTGACGATCCCGGTGCGCCTGGGAGACGACGACGTGGCGGCCGTGTCCGCCCGGTTCTCCGAGGCCTACCACCGGGCCTTCGGCCACACCCTGCCCGACCCGCTGGAGGTCGTCACCGTACGGGCGACCAGCCGGATCGTGCTCGACGACGCCCGCCCCCTGGTGCCGGCCCCGCCGTCCGGCGAGCCGGGGGCCGGGCGGCGGACGACGCGGCTGTGGTCGTTCCGCCGGGAGTCCTTCGCCGAGGCTCCGGTCGTCCGCCGGGAGGACCTGCGCGGCGTGGCCGAGGGCCCCCTGCTGGTGGTGGAGCC
- a CDS encoding ABC transporter ATP-binding protein, whose protein sequence is MTLLAAEGVTLAYGTTAVVHDVSLAVDEGGVGLIGESGSGKTTLARALLGLLRPRSGVVRYGSADLAGLGRAGRAEFRRAVQPVFQDGSEALDPRMTAGTSVAEALTTHHRVPRDERRDRVAALLTGVGLDPALAGRRPHEMSGGQRQRVAIARALAVEPRLLVLDEPTSALDVTVQARILDLLEGLAADRGLGYLLITHNLGVVGRLCRTSSVLFAGRVVESGPTTDLLTRPAHPYTRALRDAVPRLGGEPPRTAGRTEAAPAPTGCPFRLRCPWAADRCRDEAPELRDLAGRKVACHRAEEVLTTPASPASPAARVPRDGGEAPHAPRQ, encoded by the coding sequence ATGACATTGCTCGCCGCCGAGGGGGTCACCCTCGCGTACGGCACGACGGCGGTGGTCCACGACGTGAGCCTCGCCGTGGACGAGGGCGGGGTGGGCCTGATCGGGGAGAGCGGCTCGGGCAAGACCACGCTCGCCCGCGCCCTGCTCGGCCTCCTGCGCCCGCGCTCCGGCGTGGTCCGGTACGGCTCCGCCGACCTGGCCGGGCTCGGCCGCGCGGGCCGGGCGGAGTTCCGCCGGGCCGTGCAGCCGGTCTTCCAGGACGGCAGCGAGGCGCTCGACCCCCGCATGACCGCGGGGACGTCGGTCGCCGAGGCGCTGACCACCCATCACCGCGTGCCCAGGGACGAGCGGCGCGACCGGGTGGCCGCGCTCCTCACCGGCGTCGGGCTCGATCCCGCGCTGGCCGGCCGCAGGCCGCACGAGATGTCCGGCGGCCAGCGGCAGCGGGTGGCCATCGCCCGCGCCCTCGCCGTGGAGCCCCGGCTGCTGGTGCTCGACGAGCCGACGAGCGCGCTCGACGTCACCGTGCAGGCCCGGATCCTCGATCTGCTGGAGGGCCTCGCCGCGGACCGCGGGCTGGGTTATCTGCTCATCACCCACAACCTCGGCGTCGTGGGGCGGCTGTGCCGCACGTCGTCGGTGTTGTTCGCCGGGCGGGTGGTCGAGTCGGGCCCGACCACCGACCTGCTCACCCGGCCGGCCCACCCGTACACCCGGGCGCTGCGCGACGCGGTGCCGCGCCTCGGCGGCGAGCCGCCGCGTACGGCAGGGCGGACGGAGGCGGCGCCGGCTCCCACCGGCTGCCCGTTCCGGCTGCGCTGCCCCTGGGCGGCGGACCGCTGCCGGGACGAGGCGCCGGAGCTTCGTGACCTGGCAGGACGTAAGGTGGCGTGTCACCGCGCGGAGGAGGTGCTGACCACCCCGGCCTCTCCGGCCTCTCCGGCCGCGCGCGTCCCCCGCGACGGAGGTGAGGCACCCCATGCGCCGCGTCAGTGA
- a CDS encoding hydantoinase/oxoprolinase family protein has product MSRSLRVGIDVGGTNTDAVVLDDDDRVLATAKRPTSPDVTEGLRAALDAVLAGLPDPRLVTRVMLGTTHATNAILERRALGRVAVLRLGAPATTSVPPLSEWPDDLRDTVAAGTAIVRGGYFVDGSEIAPLDEDAVRKFVAGTPADAVAVTGVFSPASADQENRVAEIIRAEIGDVPVSLSHEIGSLGLLERENAAVLNAALYGVARDVTAALREALEARGLEVETYFAQNDGTLMGVGYAARYPVLTIGSGPANSLRGAAYLSGVADAIVADVGGTSTDLGVLVGGFPRESAAAVEIGGVATNFRMPDILSIALGGGTIVGAEPRSVGYRIGAEALVFGGSTPTMTDAAVAAGRGVVGTHPAPGEWRERLARAVRAADEAVADAVDRVALGKADRPLVAVGGGAFLLAERVPGAREVIRPEHAEVANAVGAAIALASGRIETIVPAAGGGSTRARLIDNAKEEAAARAVAAGADPESVQIVELSEIPLSYLPEPAVRLHVKAAGPLARPAG; this is encoded by the coding sequence ATGAGTAGGAGCCTGCGGGTCGGGATCGACGTGGGCGGCACCAACACCGACGCGGTGGTGCTGGACGACGACGACCGGGTGCTGGCCACGGCCAAGCGTCCCACCAGCCCCGACGTCACCGAGGGCCTGCGCGCGGCGCTCGACGCGGTCCTCGCCGGGCTGCCCGACCCGCGCCTGGTCACCAGGGTGATGCTCGGCACCACCCACGCGACCAACGCGATCCTGGAGCGGCGGGCGCTCGGCCGGGTCGCCGTGCTGCGACTCGGCGCCCCCGCGACCACGTCCGTGCCGCCGCTCAGCGAGTGGCCCGACGACCTGCGCGACACCGTGGCCGCCGGGACGGCGATCGTCCGGGGCGGCTACTTCGTCGACGGGAGCGAGATCGCGCCCCTGGACGAGGACGCGGTGCGGAAGTTCGTGGCCGGCACGCCCGCCGACGCGGTCGCCGTCACCGGCGTGTTCAGCCCGGCGAGCGCCGACCAGGAGAACCGGGTCGCCGAGATCATCCGGGCCGAGATCGGCGACGTGCCGGTGAGCCTCAGCCACGAGATCGGCTCGCTCGGCCTGCTGGAGCGCGAGAACGCCGCCGTGCTCAACGCCGCGTTGTACGGCGTGGCGCGCGACGTCACCGCCGCGTTGCGCGAGGCCCTGGAGGCGCGGGGCCTGGAGGTCGAGACGTACTTCGCGCAGAACGACGGCACGCTGATGGGGGTCGGCTACGCGGCCCGCTACCCGGTGCTCACCATCGGCTCGGGCCCGGCCAACTCGCTGCGCGGCGCGGCGTACCTGTCGGGCGTCGCCGACGCGATCGTCGCCGACGTCGGCGGCACCTCGACCGACCTCGGCGTGCTCGTGGGCGGCTTTCCCCGGGAGTCGGCCGCGGCGGTCGAGATCGGCGGCGTCGCGACGAACTTCCGGATGCCCGACATCCTGTCGATCGCGCTCGGCGGCGGCACGATCGTCGGGGCGGAGCCGCGCTCGGTCGGCTACCGCATCGGCGCCGAGGCCCTCGTCTTCGGCGGCTCCACGCCCACCATGACCGACGCGGCCGTGGCGGCCGGGCGGGGAGTGGTCGGCACCCACCCCGCCCCCGGGGAGTGGCGCGAGCGGCTGGCCCGGGCCGTACGGGCCGCCGACGAGGCCGTCGCGGACGCGGTGGACCGGGTGGCGCTCGGGAAGGCCGACCGGCCGCTCGTGGCGGTCGGCGGCGGCGCGTTCCTGCTGGCCGAACGGGTGCCGGGGGCGCGCGAGGTGATCCGGCCGGAGCACGCGGAGGTCGCCAACGCCGTGGGCGCGGCCATCGCGCTCGCCAGCGGGCGGATCGAGACGATCGTCCCCGCCGCGGGAGGCGGGAGCACCAGGGCTAGATTGATCGACAACGCCAAGGAGGAGGCGGCCGCGAGGGCCGTCGCCGCCGGGGCGGACCCCGAATCGGTCCAGATCGTCGAGCTCAGCGAGATCCCCCTCAGCTACCTGCCTGAGCCCGCGGTGCGCCTGCACGTCAAGGCCGCCGGTCCTCTCGCCCGGCCGGCCGGATAG